A part of Salvelinus sp. IW2-2015 linkage group LG16, ASM291031v2, whole genome shotgun sequence genomic DNA contains:
- the rnf11b gene encoding RING finger protein 11b: MGNCLKSPTSDDISLLHESQSDRASYGDGADPDQEXPPPYQEQPYVPVYHPTPSQARLASHLTEEEQVRIAQRIGLIHHLPKGVYDASRDGSEKRIRECVICMMDFVYGDPIRFLPCMHIYHMDCIDDWLMRSFTCPSCMEPVDAALLSSYETN, translated from the exons ATGGGGAATTGTCTAAAATCTCCAACCTCGGATGATATTTCCTTGCTTCATGAATCACAATCGGATAGAGCTAGTTATGGTGATGGGGCAGATCCAGATCAGGAARCACCGCCACCATACCAG GAGCAGCCCTATGTGCCAGTGTACCACCCCACGCCCAGTCAGGCCCGCCTGGCCAGCCATCTAACAGAGGAGGAGCAGGTCCGCATTGCCCAACGCATCGGCCTCATACACCACCTCCCCAAGGGAGTGTACGACGCTAGCAGGGACGGCTCCGAGAAGAGAATCAGAGA GTGTGTGATTTGTATGATGGACTTTGTGTATGGAGACCCCATCCGGTTCCTGCCCTGCATGCACATCTACCACATGGACTGTATAGATGACTGGCTGATGCGCTCCTTCACCTGCCCCTCCTGCATGGAGCCAGTGGATGCTGCGCTGCTCTCCTCCTACGAGACCAACTGA